In Palaemon carinicauda isolate YSFRI2023 chromosome 32, ASM3689809v2, whole genome shotgun sequence, the genomic stretch AAGTGTATGTAGGAGGAGTTGATTAAGCAACACAGGTGTTtgagaaaataaatagaaagaatGTTAAGATGGTTGAATCATCctgtatacagtaatccctcgctaTTTCGTGGCTCAGGTTTCGCGGcctcagtgcatcgcggattttcaaaaatattcatcaaaacttAGAAAAATGTGGTGAAAGTTACGTGGGTGctagcagaaggcagggagagtacagtagaacatcaggtatcaacacagaGATGGTGCGCagctcaaaatccacctctctgatttgcTGGCCATCTAAGCTCCAGAATCTCATAAGCTGATTGGCCGACccgccgagacgctttacccagcatctctccctgccgtgcggcctacgaagggagaccgcattcattgttctctcttgcttagcttgtgttgcttagtcttgccgcgtggaacttttagccattttcttgtgcttttttagtgtgaaatagtgcttgtgacgtccttgaaaatggctcctagacatcctctagtgaacccaagaagaagagaaatatgatgatggtgaacgagaaagtgaaattattggacatgcttaaggcaggcagtagctatgtgTCTTTTGCTAACAATTACGGAGGGAATGAATGgacggttcgctacataaaaaaagatgaaattaaaataCGTAATACtgtaacgttctccaaggacactaagcgcaTTGTGACTCCTtgtaataagacgattgtgcaaatggagaatgcgttatcaatgtggatatcggactgtcaggaaaagaaggttagtttcgataccaacatgattcgaaccagAGCCAAAACCTTGTATGATAGCCTCGTTCCTGAAGGAAAATTGAACGAAGACGACGGTGAGGATAACGACAAAGATGATCCTGCCCCAcaagaaaaacgtggttttgttaccagcaagggctggttcgagaaattcaagaggaggtttggccttcgcagcgttcctttgtatggCGAGGCCACCTcagcagaccaagaggcagctctttgttacgtcgaggacgagtttccgaaattaattaaagaaggtggctatctcacTGAGCTGGTGTTTGATATGGATGAGACTGgtctcttctggaagaggatgccatcCCGGAGGTTCCTTTACCAGGACGAAGTAAAGACGCCAGGGTTCAATGCACACAAATATCGTGTCACTCTCCTCATGTGTGGGAATGCCGCGGGCTTTATGCCCTAGCCCAGCTTAAATTATAAGTCATTGAATCCTCGggttttgaaaaacaaaaacaaagctttgTTGCCTGTCTACTGTATGTGTAATAAAAAGGtatggataaccaaagccctcacactcgcCTGGTTCTTGAACTGCTTTATCCCGTAGGTGAAGCTGTACCTCAcagagaatgggctgccctttaaggtacTCTTGAGGGATTGTGCAGGAGGACATGCAACGGATCTCCATTATGACGGGGTCCACGTGAAGTTCCTGCCCCCAAAACActacttccctcatacaaccaatggatcagggggtcattcgggccttcaagtCCCTATACACGAGGTCCAAGAtagagggcctcatctcctccatcgatgaAGGCGAcaaggacttcagcctcaagagatattggcgggaatataacattgcaacgtgcctggccaacattcagaaagctgttaatgagatgaaagagcaaacactgaatgcaagttggagaaaattgtggccagacgttgttcatgactatgagggatttacgccaaacgaagttcaccactccgtcgtagataaggctgtgaggctggcacggttagtagccaacataggtttctctgacatgacaaTGGAAGACGTCAACTCATTGATCAAGTGCCACTCGGAGCCCTGAccgacgaggaccttgtcgaaatgacaagatcaacgagtgaagaagaagaagaggcagccgacgtCGGCGACTATGGCAAAACTGAAGAACGGGGCCTTACCTTGAACAACCTGCAAGACCTCTGCAACATGGCACAGGCTATGCAACAAAGGGCGCGGGATATCGACGATAATATGCTCAGAGCCATCaaatttagtaaccgtattgacggtGTGATGGCGTTGTAAAaaagcatctttgctcagatgaataAATCTACGccaacaacttcccatcacgatgttctTAGTGCGCCTAAAcccttctgcagaagcatcagatactcctcctgctgcctctccggcttcccaccGAGCCACTACACTGCCTTCTGCAGTTTCTCCAGCTTTATTggaagctgtcgttgacgatcCATCGCCTCTATCAGGTGACAATGAGGTATCACCTGAGGAGCAGTATTGCTCTCATTAACCTGtacagtaaatcatcttcatcttcttcacctccatctTACTGCCaaggtgtttcatcgtcatttatcaagatcatcgtgtTCTACTGATAACATGTGCATTTATAGGGTTAaaatacacttattgttattatatatacatgtacatgtaaacaaagaaaatgtacgtattaaaaaaaaaggtaagggACCTACTTTGTGGTTTTTCACCTATCGCgatcggttctggtccccattaactgaGATATGAAAGGGATTACTGTATATGCAGTCAATATGATGTACGTCTGTAAAAGGTTATTGAATGAAGATGTAATAGGGAAagagtgtataagtatatatatatatatatatacatatatatacatatatatatatatatatatatatatatatatatatatatatatatatatatatatatatatatatatatatgtatgtatatatatatatatatatatat encodes the following:
- the LOC137625678 gene encoding tigger transposable element-derived protein 1-like, which codes for MMMVNEKVKLLDMLKAGSSYVSFANNYGGNEWTVRYIKKDEIKIRNTVTFSKDTKRIVTPCNKTIVQMENALSMWISDCQEKKVSFDTNMIRTRAKTLYDSLVPEGKLNEDDGEDNDKDDPAPQEKRGFVTSKGWFEKFKRRFGLRSVPLYGEATSADQEAALCYVEDEFPKLIKEGGYLTELVFDMDETGLFWKRMPSRRFLYQDEVKTPGFNAHKYRVTLLMCGNAAGFMP